The Priestia megaterium NBRC 15308 = ATCC 14581 region TGAACTACTTCCGCGCATATATGAAATTAATAAAAGATGCGGGTGAAGGGACTTGAACCCCCACGTCGTAAGACACTAGATCCTAAGTCTAGCGCGTCTGCCAATTCCGCCACACCCGCGTGTGAATATAAATGGTGAGCCATGAAGGACTCGAACCTTCGACCCTCTGATTAAAAGTCAGATGCTCTACCAACTGAGCTAATGGCTCGAAAAAAATGGTGCCGGCAAGAGGACTTGAACCCCCAACCTACTGATTACAAGTCAGTTGCTCTACCAATTGAGCTACACCGGCGTGCAATCTCTGACTTAAATAGTCGATGGTGGAGGATGACGGGATCGAACCGCCGACCCCCTGCTTGTAAGGCAGGTGCTCTCCCAGCTGAGCTAATCCTCCGATATATAAGCCTGGCAACGTCCTACTCTCACAGGGACAAAGTCCCAACTACCATTGGCGCTAAAGAGCTTAACTTCCGTGTTCGGTATGGGAACGGGTGTGACCTCTTCGCTATCGCCACCAGACATATTATATTATACACTATTTCATAAAGAAAGCAAGACTTTTTTTCCGAAAGATTTATTCTTTCAAAACTAGATAACAGTTCGCTGAGTAAAGCTTACGCTTTTAAAGTTTGGTTAAGTCCTCGATCGATTAGTATCAGTCAGCTACACATGTCGCCACGCTTCCACCTCTGACCTATCAACCTGATCATCTTTCAGGGATCTTACTAGCTTGCGCTATGGGAAATCTCATCTTGAGGGGGGCTTCATGCTTAGATGCTTTCAGCACTTATCCCGTCCACACATAGCTACCCAGCGATGCCTTTGGCAAGACAACTGGTACACCAGCGGTGTGTCCATCCCGGTCCTCTCGTACTAAGGACAGCTCCTCTCAAATTTCCTACGCCCACGACGGATAGGGACCGAACTGTCTCACGACGTTCTGAACCCAGCTCGCGTACCGCTTTAATGGGCGAACAGCCCAACCCTTGGGACCGACTACAGCCCCAGGATGCGATGAGCCGACATCGAGGTGCCAAACCTCCCCGTCGATGTGGACTCTTGGGGGAGATAAGCCTGTTATCCCCGGGGTAGCTTTTATCCGTTGAGCGATGGCCCTTCCATGCGGAACCACCGGATCACTAAGCCCGACTTTCGTCCCTGCTCGACTTGTAGGTCTCGCAGTCAAGCTCCCTTGTGCCTTTACACTCTACGAATGATTTCCAACCATTCTGAGGGAACCTTTGGGCGCCTCCGTTACATTTTAGGAGGCGACCGCCCCAGTCAAACTGCCCACCTGACACTGTCTCCAGGCCCGATCAGGGCCGCGGGTTAGAATTTCAATACAGCCAGGGTAGTATCCCACCGACGCCTCCACCGAAGCTAGCGCTCCGGCTTCTCAGGCTCCTACCTATCCTGTACAAGCTGTACCAAAATTCAATATCAGGCTACAGTAAAGCTCCACGGGGTCTTTCCGTCCTGTCGCGGGTAACCTGCATCTTCACAGGTACTATAATTTCACCGAGTCTCTCGTTGAGACAGTGCCCAGATCGTTACGCCTTTCGTGCGGGTCGGAACTTACCCGACAAGGAATTTCGCTACCTTAGGACCGTTATAGTTACGGCCGCCGTTTACTGGGGCTTCGATTCAGAGCTTCTCCCAAAGGATAACCCCTCCTCTTAACCTTCCAGCACCGGGCAGGCGTCAGCCCCTATACTTCGCCTTGCGGCTTCGCAGAGACCTGTGTTTTTGCTAAACAGTCGCCTGGGCCTATTCACTGCGGCTCTCTCGGGCTATACACCCTACCAGAGCACCCCTTCTCCCGAAGTTACGGGGTCATTTTGCCGAGTTCCTTAACGAGAGTTCTCTCGATCACCTTAGGATTCTCTCCTCGCCTACCTGTGTCGGTTTGCGGTACGGGCACCTCCCGCCTCGCTAGAGGCTTTTCTTGGCAGTGTGGAATCAGGAACTTCGGTACTATAATTCCCTCGTCATCACAGCTCAGCCTTTATGATGAGCGGATTTGCCTACTCATCAGCCTAACTGCTTGAACGCGCATATCCAGCAGCGCGCTTACCCTATCCTACTGCGTCCCCCCATTACTCAAACGGCGGGGAGGTGGTACAGGAATATCAACCTGTTGGCCATCGCCTACGCTTTTCAGCCTCGGCTTAGGTCCCGACTAACCCTGAGCGGACGAGCCTTCCTCAGGAAACCTTAGGCATTCGGTGGACAAGATTCTCACTTGTCTTTCGCTACTCATACCGGCATTCTCACTTCTAAGCGCTCCACCAGTCCTTACGGTCTGACTTCGCTGCACTTAGAACGCTCTCCTACCACTGACATCAAAGATGTCAATCCACAGCTTCGGTGATACGTTTAGCCCCGGTACATTTTCGGCGCAGAGTCACTCGACCAGTGAGCTATTACGCACTCTTTAAATGGTGGCTGCTTCTAAGCCAACATCCTGGTTGTCTAAGCAACACCACATCCTTTTCCACTTAACGTATACTTGGGGACCTTAGCTGTGGTCTGGGCTGTTTCCCTTTTGACTACGGACCTTATCACTCGCAGTCTGACTCCCATGGATAAGTCTTTGGCATTCGGAGTTTGACTGAATTCGGTAACCCGTTGGGGGCCCCTAGTCCAATCAGTGCTCTACCTCCAAGACTCTCACAACATGAGGCTAGCCCTAAAGCTATTTCGGAGAGAACCAGCTATCTCCAGGTTCGATTGGAATTTCTCCGCTACCCACACCTCATCCCCGCACTTTTCAACGTGCGTGGGTTCGGGCCTCCATTCAGTGTTACCTGAACTTCACCCTGGACATGGGTAGATCACCTGGTTTCGGGTCTACAACCACATACTAAACGCCCTATTCAGACTCGCTTTCGCTACGGCTCCGCCTTATCAGCTTAACCTTGCATGGGATCGTAACTCGCCGGTTCATTCTACAAAAGGCACGCCATCACCCGTTAACGGGCTCTGACTACTTGTAGGCACACGGTTTCAGGATCTCTTTCACTCCCCTTCCGGGGTGCTTTTCACCTTTCCCTCACGGTACTGGTTCACTATCGGTCACTAGGTAGTATTTAGCCTTGGGAGATGGTCCTCCCAGCTTCCGACGGAATTTCACGTGTTCCGCCGTACTCAGGATCCACTCAAGAGGGAACGAAGTTTCAACTACAGGGTTGTTACCTTCTTCGACGGACCTTTCCAGGTCGCTTCATTTACTTCGTTCCTTTGTAACTCCGTATAGAGTGTCCTACAACCCCAAGAGGCAAGCCTCTTGGTTTGGGCTAATTCCGTTTCGCTCGCCGCTACTCAGGAAATCGCATTTGCTTTCTCTTCCTCCGGGTACTTAGATGTTTCAGTTCCCCGGGTCTGCCTTCAATATCCTATGTATTCAGATAAAGATACTGTTCCATTACGAACAGTGGGTTTCCCCATTCGGAAATCTCCGGATCAAAGCTCACTTACAGCTCCCCGAAGCATATCGGTGTTAGTCCCGTCCTTCATCGGCTCCTAGTGCCAAGGCATTCACCGTGCGCCCTTTCTAACTTAACCATTAGCGAATAAATGGTACAACATACTGTTGTGTTATTTATTGGTTTGATTAAAGAAAAGTTTCACTTTTCCTCAGCAATTACTGTTATCTAGTTTTCAAAGAACAATCGCAACCAAAATTCTTCTTATTGAATAAGAAGAAAGTAGTGTGCTTTCTATAATTGAGAGATTGAACTCTCAAAACTGAACAAAGTGTCAAAACGTACGTCATGTAAAAATCCTTAGAAAGGAGGTGATCCAGCCGCACCTTCCGATACGGCTACCTTGTTACGACTTCACCCCAATCATCTGTCCCACCTTAGGCGGCTAGCTCCTTACGGTTACTCCACCGACTTCGGGTGTTACAAACTCTCGTGGTGTGACGGGCGGTGTGTACAAGGCCCGGGAACGTATTCACCGCGGCATGCTGATCCGCGATTACTAGCGATTCCAGCTTCATGTAGGCGAGTTGCAGCCTACAATCCGAACTGAGAATGGTTTTATGGGATTGGCTTGACCTCGCGGTCTTGCAGCCCTTTGTACCATCCATTGTAGCACGTGTGTAGCCCAGGTCATAAGGGGCATGATGATTTGACGTCATCCCCACCTTCCTCCGGTTTGTCACCGGCAGTCACCTTAGAGTGCCCAACTAAATGCTGGCAACTAAGATCAAGGGTTGCGCTCGTTGCGGGACTTAACCCAACATCTCACGACACGAGCTGACGACAACCATGCACCACCTGTCACTCTGTCCCCCGAAGGGGAACGCTCTATCTCTAGAGTTGTCAGAGGATGTCAAGACCTGGTAAGGTTCTTCGCGTTGCTTCGAATTAAACCACATGCTCCACCGCTTGTGCGGGCCCCCGTCAATTCCTTTGAGTTTCAGTCTTGCGACCGTACTCCCCAGGCGGAGTGCTTAATGCGTTAGCTGCAGCACTAAAGGGCGGAAACCCTCTAACACTTAGCACTCATCGTTTACGGCGTGGACTACCAGGGTATCTAATCCTGTTTGCTCCCCACGCTTTCGCGCCTCAGCGTCAGTTACAGACCAAAAAGCCGCCTTCGCCACTGGTGTTCCTCCACATCTCTACGCATTTCACCGCTACACGTGGAATTCCGCTTTTCTCTTCTGCACTCAAGTTCCCCAGTTTCCAATGACCCTCCACGGTTGAGCCGTGGGCTTTCACATCAGACTTAAGAAACCGCCTGCGCGCGCTTTACGCCCAATAATTCCGGATAACGCTTGCCACCTACGTATTACCGCGGCTGCTGGCACGTAGTTAGCCGTGGCTTTCTGGTTAGGTACCGTCAAGGTACAAGCAGTTACTCTTGTACTTGTTCTTCCCTAACAACAGAGTTTTACGACCCGAAAGCCTTCATCACTCACGCGGCGTTGCTCCGTCAGACTTTCGTCCATTGCGGAAGATTCCCTACTGCTGCCTCCCGTAGGAGTCTGGGCCGTGTCTCAGTCCCAGTGTGGCCGATCACCCTCTCAGGTCGGCTATGCATCGTTGCCTTGGTGAGCCGTTACCTCACCAACTAGCTAATGCACCGCGGGCCCATCTGTAAGTGATAGCCGAAACCATCTTTCAATCATCTCCCATGAAGGAGAAGATCCTATCCGGTATTAGCTTCGGTTTCCCGAAGTTATCCCAGTCTTACAGGCAGGTTGCCCACGTGTTACTCACCCGTCCGCCGCTAACGTCATAGAAGCAAGCTTCTAATCAGTTCGCTCGACTTGCATGTATTAGGCACGCCGCCAGCGTTCATCCTGAGCCAGGATCAAACTCTCCGAAGAAATGTTTGACTTGCTCAATTTAAAAAATAAAAATCAACGTTGACGTTTGTCGCTTTGTTCAGTTTTCAAAGTTCAACCGCCGCTCTTAAGCGACTTTACTATCATAACAAGTTGCAACCTAGTTGTCAACAAGTTTTTTTATTTGTTTATCACTTCGATGTTTGCTTTAGCAGTTCATCTTAGCGACATTTAATAATATACCATGCCTCCTTTTATTGTGCAATAGTTTTTCGATATATTTTTAAAAACTATTTTCTTACAAACGAAACGTTCGCCAATTAATAGATACTAGCATATCTAGAGCCACACTAGCATAATGTCTATTAAATCATTATCCGCCAAGGAGGCGTTCACTTGGATACCTTAATTGCAGCTGCACTCTATTTGTCCTTTTGTATGTCTATTCTCTTAATTTCACTTGCTTATTGGGAATCAATTCAAATGTCTAATAAAGAAGGCAAGGTCAACGGCCTTTCATTTATTTCACTTTCAACATTCAGCATGATTTTTTGTTTGTTTACTTCATATTTTTATACCATTCTTTATTAACATGCGTTGTCTTCTTATAAAAAGGAGACATTTCTTTATTTTATTACAATATTCGCATTCAGTATACTTACTTATTGAAATCAATGCGATAACTTCAGTCACTCCTCTTCTTCTATACGTACGATGGACAGTGAAGGAATTTGTCGAATGATTTTTTGGAACACTTTCTTTAAATTTGATAAACTACTTTTAGAAAACGCTTTCATTTATACTTTAACATTATTCAAGGAGGAAACCAAATGAAACCATTGCTTGAATTAACAGTTGGAGAACTTTTAAAAGAAAGTACAAAAAAGTTTGGGCATCAAGAAGCGGTTATCTACTCTGAACAAAATATTCGCTATACGTACGCGGAATTTTATCAAGAAACCTCTCGAGTTGCAAAGGCACTTCTAGCCACCGGTCTCAAAAAAGGCGACCATATCGCTATCTGGGCTACCAATGTGCCGGAATGGTTGCTTCTTCAATTCGCAGCAGCTAGAATAGGCGCTGTTTTGGTTACCCTTAATACAAGTTATCAATCCTCTGAATTAGAGTATGTATTGAGTCATTCTGATACAACAGCGCTATTTTTCATTGATGAATTTAAAAGCACTTCTTATACGTCTATTATCACTAGTATTGAACATAACCTTCCCAAACTAAAACATCTTATAAACTTAAGTGGATCAAGCGAACATACATCTTGGAATGAGTTTTTAATGAGTAGCTTAATGATCTCGGATGAGGTTCTCGATAAGCATGAACAATCCCTACATATCCATGATGTTATCAATATGCAATATACTTCCGGAACAACAGGTTTTCCAAAAGGAGTTATGCTAAGTCACCATAATATAGTAAACAACGGCTTTTTAGTTGCTCAGTCTATGAAACTGACTAACGAAGACCGCTTATGCATCCCAGTTCCTTTCTTTCATTGCTTTGGATGTGTGCTGGGTGTTCTAGCATGCGTATCTGTAGGTGCTACTATGCTACCGATTATTGAATTTCAACCTGCCTCTGTTTTACGCACCGTAGAGAACGAAAAATGTACAGCTCTTCACGGTGTACCAACTATGTTTATTGCGGAATTAAATGCACTTGAGTTTAATCAATATGATTTATCTACTCTTCGCACAGGAATTATGGCTGGTTCTAATTGTCCAGCAGAAGTAATGAAACGAGTCATACATGACATGGGCATCAATGAAATTACGATCGCGTATGGTCAAACCGAAACATCTCCTGTAATCACCCAAACAACCCCAACTGATTCTATCGAGCGGCGAGTACAAACGGTTGGCAAAGTTCATAATCATGTACAGATTCAAATTATTAATCCAGTTACAGGTAAACCAGCTTCTTTCGGAGAACAAGGAGAACTTTGTGCAAAAGGATATTTAACAATGAAAGGGTATTATAAAATGCCGGAAGAAACAGAAAAAACAATTGTAAAAGATTGGCTACATACAGGAGATTTAGCTACCATCGATAAGGATGGCTATGTAAAAATTACAGGACGTCTAAAAGATATGATTATTAGAGGCGGAGAAAACATTTACCCAAGAGAGATTGAAGAGTTTTTATATAGAATACCCGAGGTAGAAGATGTGCAAATTGTCGGTATTCCTGATCCAAAGTATGGAGAACGAGTTGCTGCATGCATTAAACTCAAGCAACATTCTTTTCTTACCGCTCAAGAAATCAAAGACTTTTGCAAAGGTAAGCTTGCTCATTTCAAAATTCCGGAACATATTTATTTTATAGACGACTTTCCCATGACGGCCTCCGGCAAGATTCAAAAATATAAATTGAAAGAAAAGATTGTAGCGCTTTATAAATAATCAGATTTTTTTGAATTCCACCTGTTATTATGAAGAAAAGTTTACTATACTAATACATATCTGTTTTTCTTCTTTCATACAGATATAAACAACAATGTTTATTGAAATAGGTGAAAATAATGGAAAATGAAATGTTGCTTAAATTAGGTATTTCCGCTGTACTTGGTCTTATTATTGGAATTGAAAGGGAACTAAAACGAAAGCCTGTTGGTTTAAAAACATCTCTCGTAATTTCCATTATTAGCTGTTTACTCACAATTGTTTCGATTGAGTCTTCTCAAATTTTTAATAAAGGTGATCATATCACAATGGACCCGCTTCGTCTGGCCGCTCAAATTGTTTCTGGAATTGGTTTTTTAGGGGCGGGCGTCATTTTACGAAAAGAAAATGACAGCATCTCAGGGCTTACAACAGCGGCTATTATCTGGGGAGCAGCAGGTATAGGCATTGCTGTAGGTGCAGGGTTTTATCCTGAAGCTATTACCGGAGTTGTACTGCTCATTATCAGCGTTGAACTTCTTCCCTTCCTTATTACTATTTTGGGGCCTAGGCAACTGCGCGAGAAAGAACTTATTCTTCAACTCAAGCTGGCGGATAAGCACAATATCTTTGATACAACTAATAGCATTAGAGAAAAGAATATTACAATTAAAAATATTCGAATCAAAGATTTAGACACCAATGAATTGTATATACGAATGAAAGTGTCAGTTAATAACCAGCGCCCTACTACAGAAGTGTATTACGAAATTCAAAAAATCAGCGGTATTCGAAGCATTGAAGTTGAAAATGTATAAATAAAAAACGGCCAATTGGCCGTTTTTTATTTATATTTTTCAATCTGTTGTAAAAATTCCCGCTGTTTTACTAGAGACAGCCGGTATTGATCATCGATAATTTCTGTTAATAACTCATGTTTACGGCTCTTTGACACATTCAATCTGTGGATAAGAACTCTGCATTCATACAAAAACTGTGTATACTGTGTGTAACTCTCATCATAATTTGAGGATAAGTCTTCTTTGATTCGTTTTGTCAACAAAGGACTAGCGCCATCTGTGGATATTGCTAGCGATAATCTCCCTCTAGAAAACTGTGCAGGGATTTGAATATTTCCATCGGAAAAACTGCTGGCCATATTAACCAACTGATCATTTTTAATATGCTGCTTAACAAACTTATTCACAGCTTGATCATTTGTAGCCACAACAATTAAAAAGACATTAAGTAAGTCTTCTTCTCCTACTTTTTTTCTTTTTACACGCAGCTGATCTTTAACTTCCCATTCATTTATTTCAGCTGAAACAGTTGGAGCAACCACTGTAATGGCTGCTCCTTCTTGTAAAAAACCTTTAATTCTACGAGTTGCGATTGTTCCGCCCCCAACTACTAAGACCGAACGACCCTTTAAATCAAGCATAACGGTATACATCGTATTGATTTCCTTTGCTGGATAATAACGTTTTTACTTGGTGACTTAAAATGTGTGCAAGTCCATCATGATAACCTAGGTAGTTGGCTAAGATAAACTGCTGGGCATCTGTTGATAGCTGCTCCAATTCTTCCTTAATTTCGTTCATTAAAATACCGGTAAACAAAAGGTATGGAAGAACGAATACTTGCTTATACGAAGTTCGTTTAGCAAGGTGCAGGCCTTCTTTTAAATTAGGAGAAGCTGCAGCTAAATAACATGTGCTCACTTCTTTAAAAGCACCTTTCCCTTTTAGCAGTTGAGCTATTTCGTTAAAATCTTTTTTTACAGCAGGATCACTGCTTCCTCTGCCGACCAACAATACCATCGAATCTTCATGCTTATCCACATTGGTTTCATTGATTCTCTCTAGCAAGATATCAACAATTCGTTCGTCTACGCCGAACGGTTCTCCGTACAGGACTTCTACCTGGGGATAACGTTCATATACTTTGTGTATTTCTTCGGGTATATCATGCTTTGCATGCGCAGCTGTTAATAACAGAAGAGGCACAATTGCAATACGAGTAGCACCTTGTTCAATGCATGCTTCAAATCCTTGTTCAATAGTGGGGGAAGCTAGTTCTAGGAAACAAACTTCTTGAATCGGTACATCTAGATTTTTTTTACATCTTTCAATAAAAGCAACTGCCTGATCAGCGCCTTCTTTTACGCGGCTGCCATGGCAAACATATAAAACTGCATCCATATAATCAACCTCTTTAGTAAGCTTCTTGTGCAAACGAATAGTAATGCTGTCCAGTCTTCTCAAACCAATTTAATCGATCATGAAAATTCACAACTTCACCAACGATAATCATACTTGGATTTTCAATTTGTTCTTCTTTAACAATATCAACAATTGTACCAAGAGTTCCAGTTACAGTGCGCTGGTGCGCACATGTTCCCCAGTGAATCAATGCAATTGGCGTAGCTGAAGTTTTTCCGTGTTTCATTAACTGTTGGCAAATGTACGGTAAGTTCCGCACCCCCATATAAATTGCAAGAGTATCTACACCTTTGGCTAGGCTATCCCATTTGATTGCATCATGCTCGCTATCTTTACGATGACCTGCTACAAAAGCAAAGCTTGCGCTGTATTCCCGGTGAGTGACAGGGATTCCTGCATAAGCAGCGGCTGCGATACCTGATGTAATTCCTGGAACAATTTCAAATGAAATGCCCTGCTGCACGAGAGCTTCTGCTTCTTCCCCTCCGCGTCCAAAAACAAATGGATCTCCGCCTTTTAAGCGCGTTACAATTTTTCCTTTTTTAGCGAATTTTACTAAAAAGTTGTTAATTGTTTCTTGCTTGAGGGTATGGTAGTTCGGAAGCTTTCCGCAGTAAATGATATCCGCATCACTTTTAGCATACTCCAGCAGGTCCTTATTCACTAAACGATCATATAAGATAACATCTGCTTGTTGAATTGCTTTCAACCCTTTTAATGTAATTAAATCTGGATCTCCCGGTCCTGCACCGACTAGATATACTTTCCCCATGAA contains the following coding sequences:
- a CDS encoding AMP-binding protein; this encodes MKPLLELTVGELLKESTKKFGHQEAVIYSEQNIRYTYAEFYQETSRVAKALLATGLKKGDHIAIWATNVPEWLLLQFAAARIGAVLVTLNTSYQSSELEYVLSHSDTTALFFIDEFKSTSYTSIITSIEHNLPKLKHLINLSGSSEHTSWNEFLMSSLMISDEVLDKHEQSLHIHDVINMQYTSGTTGFPKGVMLSHHNIVNNGFLVAQSMKLTNEDRLCIPVPFFHCFGCVLGVLACVSVGATMLPIIEFQPASVLRTVENEKCTALHGVPTMFIAELNALEFNQYDLSTLRTGIMAGSNCPAEVMKRVIHDMGINEITIAYGQTETSPVITQTTPTDSIERRVQTVGKVHNHVQIQIINPVTGKPASFGEQGELCAKGYLTMKGYYKMPEETEKTIVKDWLHTGDLATIDKDGYVKITGRLKDMIIRGGENIYPREIEEFLYRIPEVEDVQIVGIPDPKYGERVAACIKLKQHSFLTAQEIKDFCKGKLAHFKIPEHIYFIDDFPMTASGKIQKYKLKEKIVALYK
- a CDS encoding MgtC/SapB family protein, yielding MENEMLLKLGISAVLGLIIGIERELKRKPVGLKTSLVISIISCLLTIVSIESSQIFNKGDHITMDPLRLAAQIVSGIGFLGAGVILRKENDSISGLTTAAIIWGAAGIGIAVGAGFYPEAITGVVLLIISVELLPFLITILGPRQLREKELILQLKLADKHNIFDTTNSIREKNITIKNIRIKDLDTNELYIRMKVSVNNQRPTTEVYYEIQKISGIRSIEVENV
- a CDS encoding NAD(P)-binding protein, coding for MYTVMLDLKGRSVLVVGGGTIATRRIKGFLQEGAAITVVAPTVSAEINEWEVKDQLRVKRKKVGEEDLLNVFLIVVATNDQAVNKFVKQHIKNDQLVNMASSFSDGNIQIPAQFSRGRLSLAISTDGASPLLTKRIKEDLSSNYDESYTQYTQFLYECRVLIHRLNVSKSRKHELLTEIIDDQYRLSLVKQREFLQQIEKYK
- a CDS encoding sirohydrochlorin chelatase, producing MDAVLYVCHGSRVKEGADQAVAFIERCKKNLDVPIQEVCFLELASPTIEQGFEACIEQGATRIAIVPLLLLTAAHAKHDIPEEIHKVYERYPQVEVLYGEPFGVDERIVDILLERINETNVDKHEDSMVLLVGRGSSDPAVKKDFNEIAQLLKGKGAFKEVSTCYLAAASPNLKEGLHLAKRTSYKQVFVLPYLLFTGILMNEIKEELEQLSTDAQQFILANYLGYHDGLAHILSHQVKTLLSSKGNQYDVYRYA
- the cobA gene encoding uroporphyrinogen-III C-methyltransferase, which translates into the protein MGKVYLVGAGPGDPDLITLKGLKAIQQADVILYDRLVNKDLLEYAKSDADIIYCGKLPNYHTLKQETINNFLVKFAKKGKIVTRLKGGDPFVFGRGGEEAEALVQQGISFEIVPGITSGIAAAAYAGIPVTHREYSASFAFVAGHRKDSEHDAIKWDSLAKGVDTLAIYMGVRNLPYICQQLMKHGKTSATPIALIHWGTCAHQRTVTGTLGTIVDIVKEEQIENPSMIIVGEVVNFHDRLNWFEKTGQHYYSFAQEAY